In Desulfovibrio gilichinskyi, a genomic segment contains:
- a CDS encoding NAD(P)/FAD-dependent oxidoreductase has translation MCSNSTVKKEFDVIIVGGGPAGLFAAYYLGENTNLDVLVIEKGKPSLKRNCPITGDQECIKCKPCNILSGVGGAGLFSDGKLNYIHKLGKTDLTQFMTVSKAKELIDETEEIFNRFNMDGKVFPTDMNAAKEIRKNALKNGIDLLLIKQKHLGSDNLPNHIAAMAEYVKKCGVTFHTSEEVKDILIEDGALAGVVTSRDEYRAKNVILAPGRVGSEWMGSLAKRHDLAITQRGIEVGVRVEVHADIMRDLCDVIYDPTFFIRTTTYDDQVRTFCTNQGGFIALENYQDFVCVNGHAYMDKKSENTNFAFLSKVVLEEPVTDNHAYGESIGKLATIIGGGKPILQRFGDLKRGRRSTWNRVHNSFIEPTMKNVTCGDIAMALPERIVRNIVEGLEKLNEVIPGVANEETLLYAPEIKFFSTQVETSNMLETAYEGLFVAGDGPGVAGNIVSASATGLIPAKEIARRNS, from the coding sequence ATGTGCTCGAACAGTACCGTGAAGAAAGAGTTTGATGTTATTATCGTTGGCGGCGGACCTGCGGGGCTTTTCGCTGCTTACTATCTTGGTGAAAACACAAACCTTGATGTTCTTGTAATCGAAAAAGGAAAACCTTCACTTAAAAGAAATTGTCCCATAACCGGAGATCAGGAATGTATTAAATGCAAACCTTGTAATATCCTTTCCGGTGTCGGCGGAGCAGGGCTGTTTTCCGACGGTAAACTTAATTACATACATAAGCTCGGTAAAACTGATTTAACTCAGTTTATGACTGTTTCTAAAGCAAAAGAGCTTATTGATGAGACTGAAGAAATCTTTAACCGGTTCAATATGGACGGGAAAGTTTTCCCGACTGATATGAATGCAGCTAAAGAGATTCGCAAAAATGCACTTAAAAACGGCATTGACCTTCTCCTGATTAAGCAAAAGCATCTTGGAAGTGATAATCTTCCTAATCATATTGCGGCAATGGCTGAATATGTCAAAAAATGCGGCGTAACCTTTCATACTTCGGAAGAAGTTAAAGATATATTGATTGAAGACGGGGCTCTCGCCGGAGTTGTTACAAGCCGTGATGAATATCGCGCTAAAAATGTAATTCTTGCTCCTGGAAGAGTCGGTTCTGAATGGATGGGAAGTCTTGCTAAACGTCACGACCTTGCCATTACCCAGCGCGGTATTGAAGTCGGAGTGCGTGTTGAAGTTCATGCTGATATCATGCGTGATCTCTGTGATGTTATTTATGACCCCACGTTCTTTATCCGCACCACTACGTATGATGATCAGGTTCGTACATTCTGTACTAATCAGGGTGGTTTCATTGCGCTTGAAAACTATCAGGATTTTGTGTGTGTCAACGGCCACGCCTACATGGATAAAAAATCAGAAAATACGAACTTTGCATTTCTCTCTAAAGTAGTGCTTGAAGAACCTGTGACGGATAACCATGCATATGGTGAATCTATAGGTAAGCTTGCAACTATTATCGGTGGTGGAAAACCTATTTTGCAGCGTTTCGGAGATTTAAAACGCGGCCGCCGCTCAACATGGAATCGCGTTCATAACAGTTTTATTGAACCTACCATGAAAAATGTCACCTGCGGTGATATCGCAATGGCTCTTCCTGAGCGTATTGTACGGAATATCGTGGAAGGTCTTGAAAAACTTAATGAAGTTATTCCGGGTGTGGCGAATGAAGAAACTTTGCTCTATGCTCCTGAGATTAAATTCTTTTCAACACAGGTGGAAACAAGCAATATGCTTGAAACTGCTTATGAAGGTCTGTTTGTTGCTGGAGACGGTCCGGGAGTCGCCGGAAATATTGTTTCCGCTTCTGCTACCGGTCTCATTCCAGCCAAGGAAATTGCCCGCAGGAACAGCTGA
- a CDS encoding sugar porter family MFS transporter, producing MVNEVSSDNQSTNIVFVLLISVSAALGGFLFGFDTSVINGAVIALGEHFNVGPVLIGLSVSLALMGSAVGALSSGCISDRYGRVKPMLIAAVMFTASGIGSGLPYSVWDFIFWRFVGGVGIGLASAITPAYIAEISPAHLRGRFGSLQQLAIVTGIFVAMVSNYLLVKIAGGSAGMDLWLGAETWRWMFWAEVPPAVLYGVAALIIPESPRYLIGTGCEREAESVLFKVLGKDVLKKIDEIKNSLKTEKGSSFSDLKGRYGFSPIIWVGFGLSILQQFVGINVIFYYGSMLWRSVGFSEENSLWITVITGVVNVVTTLVAIAFIDRVGRKPLLLIGSAGMLVTLGVLAYIFAYAPLDAAGHPALSGSSATTALFAANLYVFCFGFSWGPVVWVLLGEMFNNRVRASALALSAGAQWIANFLVSASFPSMVAWAGLGRTYSIYAFFAAVSFFFVMFCVRETRGKELEEM from the coding sequence ATGGTTAATGAGGTTTCATCAGATAACCAGTCTACAAATATAGTTTTTGTTCTGCTCATTTCTGTTTCCGCAGCTCTAGGCGGTTTTCTTTTCGGATTTGATACATCCGTAATCAACGGTGCTGTGATTGCTTTGGGGGAACATTTTAACGTCGGACCTGTTCTTATAGGGCTGTCTGTTTCGCTGGCTCTCATGGGGTCGGCGGTTGGAGCGTTGTCCTCCGGGTGCATTTCAGATCGTTACGGCAGAGTGAAACCAATGCTGATTGCCGCGGTAATGTTTACTGCAAGCGGCATAGGGTCAGGACTTCCGTATTCAGTTTGGGATTTTATTTTCTGGCGTTTTGTCGGTGGAGTCGGAATCGGTCTTGCCAGTGCAATTACTCCTGCTTATATCGCGGAGATTTCACCGGCTCACTTGCGTGGACGGTTCGGTTCTCTCCAGCAGTTAGCTATTGTGACTGGAATTTTTGTCGCTATGGTCAGTAACTACTTGCTGGTTAAGATTGCCGGCGGATCTGCCGGTATGGATTTATGGTTAGGAGCCGAAACATGGCGCTGGATGTTCTGGGCTGAAGTTCCACCCGCCGTGTTATACGGTGTTGCTGCTTTGATTATACCGGAGTCTCCCCGCTATCTGATCGGAACAGGTTGTGAGCGTGAGGCAGAAAGTGTTTTGTTTAAAGTTCTGGGAAAGGATGTCCTCAAAAAAATAGATGAAATTAAAAACTCACTTAAAACAGAAAAAGGCTCTTCCTTTTCTGATTTGAAAGGACGGTACGGATTTTCACCCATTATCTGGGTAGGATTCGGACTTTCAATACTTCAGCAGTTTGTCGGTATTAATGTGATTTTTTATTATGGCAGCATGCTCTGGCGCAGTGTTGGTTTTTCAGAAGAAAATTCTTTGTGGATCACAGTGATTACCGGAGTTGTAAATGTTGTGACCACTCTTGTGGCTATTGCTTTTATCGACCGTGTTGGGCGCAAACCTTTACTTCTTATAGGTTCCGCCGGGATGCTGGTGACTCTGGGGGTGCTTGCTTACATTTTTGCTTACGCTCCGCTCGACGCGGCAGGCCATCCTGCTTTAAGCGGCTCTTCAGCTACAACAGCCCTTTTTGCTGCAAATCTGTATGTATTCTGTTTCGGTTTTTCGTGGGGCCCTGTCGTGTGGGTTCTGCTCGGGGAAATGTTTAATAATCGCGTAAGAGCTTCTGCTCTTGCTTTGAGCGCAGGTGCGCAGTGGATAGCTAACTTTTTAGTTTCAGCTTCTTTTCCCTCAATGGTTGCATGGGCCGGACTTGGAAGAACTTATTCCATTTATGCATTTTTTGCCGCTGTTTCATTTTTCTTTGTAATGTTTTGTGTGCGTGAAACCCGCGGGAAGGAACTGGAAGAAATGTAA
- a CDS encoding sigma-54 interaction domain-containing protein, with product MALNLDGIIGNSVTLKDVFRILGKVAPTDSTVLVTGESGTGKELIVRALHHNSKRRGKPFVPVNCGAIPRELLESELFGHEKGAFTHAIRSRPGRFELADGGTIFLDEIGEMDLSLQVKILRVLQEKEIERVGGTQIKKVDVRIVAATNRDLEAEVAAGRFREDLFYRLNVIPMHLPPLRERGGDVLILAKHFLAGFCSGKDRCTLKLSPETADMLVSYSWPGNVRELENFMERLSILCDEDEVTPDDLPEKILKDVGAEPKVKVAALVQPAGFTWPTLEDMNEHSSDGLKDFLDQIEDRILLEALQKADGVKNKAAELLGVKRTTLIEKIKKRNLEA from the coding sequence ATGGCTCTTAATCTTGATGGAATAATCGGTAACAGTGTTACGCTCAAGGATGTTTTTAGAATCCTTGGAAAAGTTGCGCCTACTGACAGTACCGTGCTGGTGACCGGGGAATCCGGTACGGGTAAGGAACTTATCGTCAGAGCACTGCATCATAACAGTAAACGCAGGGGTAAACCTTTTGTTCCTGTTAACTGCGGCGCAATTCCCAGGGAGTTGCTTGAGTCAGAACTTTTCGGGCACGAAAAAGGTGCCTTCACTCACGCAATCCGTTCACGGCCGGGCAGATTTGAACTGGCTGACGGCGGAACTATTTTCCTTGATGAAATCGGCGAAATGGATCTCAGCCTGCAAGTTAAGATTTTAAGAGTTTTGCAGGAAAAGGAAATTGAGCGGGTCGGCGGTACACAGATCAAAAAAGTGGATGTCAGAATTGTTGCTGCAACCAATAGGGATCTGGAAGCCGAAGTTGCTGCCGGAAGATTTCGCGAAGATCTTTTTTACCGTTTAAATGTTATTCCGATGCATCTGCCTCCCTTGCGTGAAAGGGGAGGGGATGTTCTCATTCTGGCTAAGCATTTTCTTGCAGGTTTCTGCTCCGGAAAAGACAGATGTACTTTGAAGCTGAGTCCGGAAACTGCGGATATGCTGGTTTCTTATTCCTGGCCCGGCAATGTCCGTGAGCTGGAGAATTTCATGGAGAGGCTGTCTATCCTATGTGATGAGGATGAAGTCACTCCGGATGATCTGCCTGAGAAAATACTGAAGGATGTCGGAGCTGAACCGAAAGTTAAAGTTGCGGCACTTGTTCAGCCTGCGGGTTTTACGTGGCCTACTTTAGAAGATATGAACGAGCACAGTTCCGATGGTCTTAAAGATTTTCTTGACCAGATTGAAGATAGAATTCTTCTTGAAGCTTTGCAGAAAGCGGATGGCGTCAAAAACAAGGCCGCAGAACTTCTTGGAGTTAAACGAACAACTCTCATTGAGAAAATCAAGAAAAGAAATCTGGAAGCGTAA